A single region of the Changchengzhania lutea genome encodes:
- the secG gene encoding preprotein translocase subunit SecG produces the protein MSTFTIFLALIVVVAFLLIVVVMVQNPKGGGLSSSFGGGGTQQLGGVKKTTDFLDKSTWTLATVLLVLILASNLTINRGGENADSKALDPDATTTQPLPVVPTAPATKDAGTATPNDSLGN, from the coding sequence ATGAGTACGTTTACAATATTTTTAGCACTAATCGTTGTCGTAGCATTTCTATTAATAGTAGTAGTTATGGTACAAAACCCTAAGGGAGGCGGATTGTCTTCTTCTTTCGGTGGTGGTGGTACCCAGCAATTAGGTGGCGTTAAAAAAACGACCGATTTTTTAGATAAAAGCACGTGGACATTAGCAACCGTATTATTGGTGTTAATTTTGGCTTCTAATCTAACCATTAACAGAGGCGGAGAGAATGCAGATTCTAAAGCTTTAGATCCAGATGCAACAACAACGCAACCATTACCAGTTGTTCCTACCGCTCCGGCCACAAAGGATGCAGGGACTGCTACACCAAATGACTCTTTAGGAAACTAA
- a CDS encoding co-chaperone GroES, translating into MSLNIKPLSDRVVIEPSAAETKTASGIIIPDNAKEKPQKGKVVAAGKGTKDEPITVKVGDSVLYGKYAGTELKLEGKDYLIMRESDILAII; encoded by the coding sequence ATGAGCTTAAACATTAAACCATTATCGGATAGAGTTGTGATTGAACCTTCTGCTGCCGAAACCAAGACAGCTTCAGGAATTATCATTCCAGACAACGCTAAAGAAAAACCACAAAAAGGAAAAGTTGTAGCTGCTGGAAAAGGCACGAAAGACGAACCTATTACTGTTAAAGTAGGTGATTCTGTTTTATACGGAAAATATGCAGGTACAGAGCTTAAACTAGAAGGTAAGGATTATTTAATCATGCGTGAAAGCGACATACTAGCTATTATATAA